The following proteins come from a genomic window of Acinetobacter baumannii:
- a CDS encoding LysR substrate-binding domain-containing protein, whose protein sequence is MNLEVRWVEDLLTLERERSISKAAEKRFISQSAFTRRIQQIEEMIGAEVIIRNNKNNIEFTDIGRILLVMSKNIEKQVEETAKLIKNIKNETESTIRFCVVHSLASGFLTTFLKKFPTLIRDLKIEIVATNSGEGLSLLKEGACDFMICYADKSNIRKVGDDILSGIKIAETVIVPVSATEPDHSPKHTIQSNFALLAYSKHAYLRKLVDQLIEGKLVYKTLYETDNATNLKELVLQGLGVAWIPKINVEEDLAAGKLVILDQQEYCLAQDIYIFKNNLSDNKSVQKIWNGFKGQQDQ, encoded by the coding sequence ATGAATTTAGAAGTCCGTTGGGTAGAGGATCTCCTCACATTAGAACGTGAACGTTCAATCTCAAAAGCAGCAGAGAAAAGATTTATTAGCCAGTCTGCATTTACTCGAAGAATTCAACAAATTGAAGAAATGATTGGTGCTGAAGTCATTATTAGGAACAACAAAAACAACATCGAATTTACAGACATTGGTCGAATTTTATTAGTGATGTCTAAAAATATTGAAAAACAGGTAGAGGAGACCGCAAAACTCATTAAAAATATTAAAAATGAAACTGAATCGACCATTCGTTTCTGCGTTGTTCATTCTTTAGCTTCTGGATTTTTAACTACTTTTTTAAAGAAATTTCCTACACTTATTCGTGATTTAAAAATTGAAATTGTCGCAACGAATAGTGGAGAAGGCCTGTCTTTGTTAAAAGAAGGTGCTTGTGACTTTATGATTTGCTATGCAGATAAAAGCAATATTAGAAAAGTTGGGGATGATATTTTAAGTGGTATCAAAATTGCTGAAACGGTTATTGTACCGGTTTCTGCAACTGAACCTGACCACAGTCCTAAACATACAATACAAAGTAATTTTGCTCTGCTAGCGTATAGTAAACACGCGTACTTAAGAAAATTGGTAGATCAACTGATTGAAGGTAAGCTTGTATATAAAACGTTATATGAAACAGATAATGCCACTAATTTAAAAGAGCTGGTTTTACAAGGTCTAGGAGTTGCTTGGATTCCAAAAATTAATGTTGAAGAAGACCTTGCAGCCGGAAAATTAGTCATTTTAGACCAACAAGAATATTGCCTTGCTCAAGATATTTACATCTTCAAAAATAATTTGAGTGATAATAAGTCGGTACAGAAAATATGGAATGGTTTTAAAGGCCAGCAAGACCAATAA
- a CDS encoding LysR family transcriptional regulator: MFDLDSRLLNIFYHIYRFKSVSMAADAIGLTQPSVSNGLNKIRQHFNDPLFIRVGNEMIPTELAKQIFPLISEVIDKVESINNFNVNFDPLTSDQLFTIAMTDVSHLVLLPQLTNYLKEKAPLIRLNIRPITPETSYQMANGEIDLAIGFLPQLEEGFYQQKFFRQHYVVISSKSHPRLDPNNFTLEDYMRESHIDIDAGIGHYHIKNELQNKGLDRNILIRLPSYLGVGLVVQETDAIATVPYYLSQVLLVRENLQILPAPLDFPTYDVKQHWHMSCHHKSSHKWFRQTCYELFKTA; encoded by the coding sequence TTGTTTGATCTAGACAGTAGATTATTAAATATTTTTTATCATATTTATCGGTTCAAAAGTGTTTCAATGGCTGCAGATGCCATTGGTTTGACACAGCCGAGCGTTAGTAATGGTCTAAACAAAATCCGCCAACATTTTAATGATCCTTTGTTTATTCGAGTCGGTAATGAAATGATTCCGACTGAACTGGCAAAGCAAATTTTTCCACTCATTAGCGAAGTTATTGATAAGGTTGAAAGCATTAATAATTTTAATGTGAACTTTGATCCGTTGACCTCAGATCAGTTGTTTACGATTGCGATGACTGATGTATCTCATTTGGTTTTATTGCCGCAACTGACCAATTATTTAAAAGAAAAAGCTCCTTTGATTCGTTTAAATATTAGGCCGATTACACCAGAAACTAGCTATCAAATGGCAAACGGTGAAATTGATCTAGCCATAGGTTTTTTACCGCAGTTAGAAGAAGGTTTTTATCAGCAGAAGTTTTTTCGTCAACACTATGTCGTAATTAGCTCAAAAAGCCATCCACGTTTAGACCCAAATAATTTCACTTTAGAGGATTATATGCGTGAATCTCACATCGATATTGATGCGGGTATTGGGCATTATCACATTAAAAATGAGCTGCAGAATAAAGGGCTGGACCGAAATATTTTAATTCGCTTACCAAGTTATTTAGGTGTGGGATTGGTCGTTCAGGAAACAGATGCTATTGCCACTGTGCCATATTATTTAAGTCAGGTTTTATTGGTTAGAGAGAACTTACAGATTTTACCGGCACCGCTTGATTTTCCAACTTATGATGTTAAGCAACATTGGCATATGTCTTGTCACCACAAGAGTAGCCATAAATGGTTCCGTCAAACCTGTTATGAACTATTTAAAACTGCTTAA